A window of Streptomyces sp. SAI-127 contains these coding sequences:
- a CDS encoding sugar phosphate isomerase/epimerase family protein, which yields MKPTPLRFGYGTNGFAHHRLTDVLVILADLGYDGVALTLDHNHLDPYADDLPRRVSALARDLDRHGLDVTVETGAPYFLDPWGKHLPTLMSDGSGLRVDLLGRALRIAADLGSPTVHLCSGPAPDGLPEPDAWKRLAAGVETVLETAQPYGVALAFEPEPYMFVDSVERCVRLAELVGGHELFGITLDIGHAHCVEDKPLLDCVRLAAPLLRNVQIEDMRRGVHRHLEFGAGEIDFPPVLTALRDLGHRGLVSVEIQGGALDAPEVARRSIEFLRAAA from the coding sequence ATGAAACCCACCCCCCTCAGATTCGGCTACGGCACCAACGGCTTCGCCCACCACCGACTCACCGACGTTCTCGTGATCCTCGCCGATCTCGGCTACGACGGCGTCGCCCTCACCCTCGACCACAACCACCTCGACCCGTACGCCGACGACCTGCCCCGGCGGGTGTCGGCGCTCGCCCGCGATCTCGACCGGCACGGTCTGGACGTCACCGTCGAGACCGGCGCGCCCTACTTCCTCGATCCCTGGGGCAAGCACCTGCCGACCCTGATGTCGGACGGCTCCGGACTCCGCGTCGACCTGCTGGGGCGCGCCCTGCGCATCGCTGCCGACCTCGGCTCACCCACGGTCCATCTGTGCAGTGGCCCGGCCCCGGACGGGCTGCCGGAGCCGGACGCATGGAAGCGGCTGGCGGCCGGCGTCGAGACGGTCTTGGAGACCGCGCAACCGTACGGTGTGGCGCTGGCCTTCGAGCCGGAGCCGTACATGTTCGTGGACAGCGTGGAGCGCTGTGTGCGGCTCGCCGAACTGGTCGGCGGTCACGAGCTGTTCGGCATCACGCTGGACATCGGTCACGCGCACTGTGTGGAGGACAAACCGCTGCTCGACTGCGTCCGGCTGGCCGCCCCGTTGCTGCGTAACGTGCAGATCGAGGACATGCGGCGCGGTGTCCACCGGCATCTGGAGTTCGGCGCCGGAGAGATCGACTTCCCGCCCGTGCTGACCGCGCTGCGCGACCTCGGGCACCGCGGCCTGGTCTCCGTCGAGATCCAGGGCGGCGCACTGGACGCGCCCGAGGTCGCCCGCCGCTCGATCGAATTCCTGCGCGCGGCGGCCTAG
- a CDS encoding SCO3242 family prenyltransferase, with protein sequence MKDRKGLFRFGYLSAVRASDLAQLVRAPAALSVPGDVIAGAAAAGRPLNARALGTIGSSVCLYWAGMALNDYADATVDAVERPRRPVPSGRVPRRTALAVAGGLTAAGLGLTAVANGRRGLLAALPLTGLIWAYDLRLKSTRAGAATMAAARALDVLSGALATAPTGVALRRGAVPAALVGVHTYTLTVLSRHEVSGAPDARVPATTLAVSTATALATALSAAGTASVPPADFRTAVTATGTLAYLATYGTAQARAVQEPSGANVRRAVGAGILGLMPLQAALTARAGAPGVAAALGVVHPLARRLARRISPT encoded by the coding sequence ATGAAAGACCGGAAAGGGCTCTTCCGTTTCGGCTACCTCTCTGCCGTGCGCGCATCCGACCTCGCCCAACTCGTCCGAGCGCCCGCGGCATTGAGCGTCCCCGGCGATGTGATCGCCGGAGCGGCCGCGGCCGGACGCCCCCTGAACGCCCGTGCTCTCGGCACGATCGGCTCATCCGTCTGCCTCTACTGGGCGGGCATGGCCCTCAACGACTACGCCGACGCCACCGTCGACGCCGTCGAGCGCCCCCGGCGGCCCGTGCCCTCCGGCCGGGTCCCGCGCCGGACCGCACTCGCCGTGGCCGGTGGCCTGACCGCCGCGGGCCTCGGACTCACGGCAGTGGCGAACGGCCGTCGCGGTCTCCTGGCCGCGCTCCCGTTGACGGGCCTGATCTGGGCCTACGACCTGAGGCTCAAGTCCACTCGGGCGGGCGCTGCGACCATGGCGGCGGCCCGCGCCCTCGACGTCCTGTCCGGCGCCCTCGCCACCGCACCCACGGGCGTGGCGCTGCGCCGGGGTGCGGTACCCGCCGCCCTGGTCGGTGTCCACACCTACACACTCACCGTGCTCAGCCGCCACGAGGTCTCCGGCGCCCCCGACGCTCGCGTCCCGGCCACCACCCTCGCCGTCTCCACCGCGACGGCCCTGGCCACGGCACTGTCGGCGGCCGGGACGGCGTCAGTGCCCCCGGCCGACTTCCGGACCGCCGTCACCGCCACCGGCACCCTCGCCTACCTCGCCACCTACGGCACCGCTCAGGCCCGCGCCGTACAGGAGCCGTCGGGAGCGAACGTACGACGGGCCGTCGGCGCCGGAATCCTCGGGCTGATGCCGCTCCAGGCCGCCCTGACCGCCCGCGCCGGAGCCCCCGGTGTCGCCGCGGCCCTGGGAGTCGTCCACCCCCTGGCGCGACGGCTCGCCCGCCGCATATCACCCACCTGA
- a CDS encoding NAD(P)/FAD-dependent oxidoreductase, whose protein sequence is MLDAVVVGAGPNGLTAAVELARRGFSVAVFEARGTVGGGARTEELTLPGFLHDPCSAAHPLGINSPAFRALPLERYGLEWLHAELPMAHPFTDGTAAVLSRSVAETAASFGPRDAGTYRRLVEPFLPTWDTLARDFMSLPATALPRDPVTLARFGLVGLPPSTWLMRRFRDERAKTLFAGLVAHVMAPLGGFATGAIGLVFALAAHARGWPVARGGSQSISDALAAYLKDLGGTVHTDYEVKRLDDLPPARAYVFDTSPTALARIAGFGNYYEGYRYGPGVFKVDYALDGPVPWTAKEARAAGTVQIGADSAEIGTALRAASREDRAPDRPFMITVQPSVVDPGRAPAGKHVFWAYGHVPSGWTGDLTDAMERQLERFAPGFRDRVLARATAGPPELAARNANYVGGDIGSGAVSGLQVMLRPKLSLSPYSTPHPAVFICSSATPPGPGVHGMSGHNAAKAVWRRLRQQT, encoded by the coding sequence ATGCTCGATGCGGTCGTAGTGGGTGCGGGACCGAACGGACTGACGGCTGCCGTGGAGCTGGCCCGCCGCGGCTTCTCCGTGGCCGTCTTCGAGGCGCGCGGCACCGTGGGCGGGGGAGCCCGCACCGAGGAGCTGACTCTCCCGGGCTTCCTGCACGACCCGTGCTCCGCGGCCCACCCCCTCGGCATCAACTCCCCGGCGTTCCGCGCCCTGCCCCTGGAGCGCTACGGCCTGGAGTGGCTCCATGCCGAGCTGCCCATGGCGCACCCCTTCACCGACGGCACCGCTGCCGTGCTGTCGAGGTCGGTCGCCGAGACGGCCGCCTCGTTCGGACCGCGGGACGCGGGGACGTACCGAAGGCTCGTCGAGCCGTTCCTGCCCACGTGGGACACCCTGGCCCGCGACTTCATGTCCCTGCCCGCGACCGCGCTGCCCCGTGACCCGGTCACCCTCGCCCGTTTCGGTCTCGTCGGCCTGCCCCCGTCGACCTGGCTGATGCGCCGGTTCCGCGACGAGCGCGCGAAGACCCTGTTCGCCGGACTCGTCGCGCACGTCATGGCCCCGCTCGGCGGCTTCGCCACCGGTGCCATCGGCCTGGTCTTCGCCCTCGCCGCACATGCCCGCGGCTGGCCCGTGGCCCGCGGCGGCTCCCAGTCCATCTCCGACGCGCTCGCCGCCTACCTCAAGGACCTCGGCGGCACCGTCCACACCGACTACGAGGTCAAGCGGCTCGACGACCTGCCGCCCGCGCGCGCGTACGTCTTCGACACCTCGCCCACCGCCCTGGCCCGCATCGCGGGCTTCGGCAACTACTACGAGGGCTACCGCTACGGCCCGGGTGTCTTCAAGGTCGACTACGCCCTCGACGGCCCCGTGCCGTGGACCGCGAAGGAGGCGCGCGCCGCGGGCACCGTGCAGATCGGCGCCGACAGCGCGGAGATCGGCACCGCCCTGCGCGCCGCGTCCCGGGAGGACCGCGCACCCGACAGGCCGTTCATGATCACGGTGCAGCCGAGCGTCGTCGACCCCGGCCGGGCCCCCGCCGGAAAGCATGTGTTCTGGGCCTACGGCCACGTGCCCAGCGGCTGGACCGGCGACCTCACCGACGCCATGGAGCGCCAACTGGAGCGTTTCGCCCCGGGGTTCCGCGACCGCGTCCTCGCCCGCGCCACCGCAGGCCCGCCCGAACTGGCCGCCCGCAACGCCAACTACGTCGGCGGCGACATCGGCTCCGGCGCGGTCAGCGGACTCCAGGTCATGCTGCGCCCCAAGCTCTCCCTGTCCCCGTACAGCACCCCTCATCCGGCCGTCTTCATCTGCTCGTCGGCGACCCCACCGGGACCGGGCGTGCACGGCATGTCGGGCCACAACGCCGCGAAGGCCGTATGGCGGAGGCTGCGACAGCAGACCTGA
- a CDS encoding inositol monophosphatase family protein yields MIEDTETIDEFLDRHADDVEEAVRKAAAAEVMPRFRRLAAHEVDQKAGPHDLVTDADRLAERYLTETLGALLPGSAVVGEEAVHANPASYEALQGDTPVWIVDPVDGTRQFVHGDPGFCMLVALARSGVLLASWTYAPARDQLATAIRGRGAFLDGERLYAGVPAPGRDLQVATSHPDYTTDEQKRGLLGLWTDGVAPRACGSAGLEYLAVARGESDAVAFSWEAAWDHAAGLLLVEEAGGVHLTLTGEPFRIKGGNTLPFTAARDAATARRVRGLLAGEA; encoded by the coding sequence ATGATCGAAGACACGGAAACCATCGACGAGTTTCTCGACCGGCACGCGGACGACGTGGAAGAGGCGGTGCGCAAGGCCGCCGCAGCGGAGGTCATGCCGCGCTTCCGGCGGCTCGCCGCGCACGAGGTCGACCAGAAGGCCGGCCCGCACGACCTGGTGACGGACGCCGACCGGCTGGCCGAGCGGTATCTCACCGAGACGCTCGGCGCCCTCCTGCCCGGCTCGGCCGTGGTCGGCGAGGAGGCCGTCCACGCCAACCCGGCGTCGTACGAGGCGCTGCAGGGCGACACTCCGGTCTGGATAGTCGACCCGGTCGACGGCACCCGGCAGTTCGTGCACGGCGACCCCGGCTTCTGCATGCTGGTCGCGCTGGCCAGGAGTGGTGTATTGCTCGCTTCCTGGACGTACGCCCCGGCCCGGGACCAACTGGCCACGGCGATACGCGGCCGGGGCGCGTTCCTCGACGGCGAGCGGCTGTACGCGGGCGTCCCCGCCCCGGGCCGCGACCTCCAAGTGGCCACCTCCCACCCGGACTACACGACGGACGAGCAGAAGCGCGGCCTGCTGGGACTGTGGACGGACGGCGTCGCACCGCGGGCGTGCGGCTCGGCCGGCCTGGAGTATCTCGCCGTCGCCCGCGGCGAGTCGGACGCCGTCGCCTTCTCCTGGGAGGCGGCCTGGGACCACGCCGCGGGCCTGCTGCTGGTCGAGGAGGCGGGCGGCGTCCATCTGACCCTCACCGGCGAACCGTTCCGCATCAAGGGCGGCAACACCCTCCCCTTCACCGCGGCCCGCGACGCGGCGACGGCCCGCAGGGTGCGGGGGCTGCTGGCGGGCGAGGCCTGA
- a CDS encoding gamma-glutamyltransferase: MFTTRPTLQGTFGMVSSTHWLASQSAMAVLEDGGNAYDAAVAGAFVLHVVEPHLNGPAGEVPILLAPAGGEVRVLCGQGVAPAGATVAHYKGLGLDLVPGTGPLAAAVPGAFDAWMLLLRDHGTKSLADVLKYAIGYAEDGHAPVENVGATVESVRELFETEWTSSAEVYLPGGKAPRPGELFRNPALAATWKRLIGEVAGAGDRAAQIDAAREVWRTGFIAEALVRQARRPTMDTSGSRHTGTLTAADLAGWSATYEAPATYDWNGWTLCKAGPWSQGPVLLQQLALLPPELPRYGSVEYVHLLVEGCKLAMADREAWYGDAAEVPLGELLSAQYNAGRRELIGDKASHELRPGSPGGRVPRLSAHARVVVTDEPGFSPMGVGEPTVAKNPTSPVPGEPEVGPDGTTRGDTCHLDVVDRWGNMVAATPSGGWLQSNPVVPELGFPLGTRLQMTWLEEGLPNSLTPGRRPRTTLTPSIALRDGVPVLAFGTPGGDQQDQWQLHFFLALALRSPVRGGLDLQGAIDAPNWHNDSFPGSFYPRGMRPGSVTVEERTDPGVVEGLRRRGHDVTVGEPWSEGRLCAVARDPETGVLSAGANPRGMQGYAVGR; encoded by the coding sequence GTGTTCACCACCCGTCCCACTCTTCAAGGCACCTTCGGCATGGTGTCCTCCACCCACTGGCTGGCTTCGCAGTCGGCGATGGCGGTGCTGGAGGACGGCGGCAACGCGTACGACGCGGCGGTGGCCGGGGCCTTCGTGCTGCACGTCGTCGAGCCGCACCTCAACGGCCCCGCCGGTGAGGTGCCGATCCTGCTCGCGCCCGCCGGTGGGGAGGTGCGGGTGCTGTGCGGGCAGGGCGTCGCGCCCGCCGGGGCGACCGTGGCCCACTACAAGGGGCTCGGCCTGGATCTCGTTCCCGGCACCGGCCCCCTCGCCGCCGCCGTACCGGGCGCCTTCGACGCCTGGATGCTGCTCCTGCGCGACCACGGCACCAAGTCCCTCGCCGACGTCCTCAAGTACGCCATCGGGTACGCCGAGGACGGGCACGCGCCCGTGGAGAACGTCGGCGCGACCGTCGAGAGCGTGCGGGAGCTGTTCGAGACGGAGTGGACCTCGTCCGCGGAGGTGTACCTGCCGGGCGGCAAGGCCCCGCGGCCCGGCGAGTTGTTCCGCAACCCCGCCCTGGCCGCCACCTGGAAGCGGCTCATCGGCGAGGTGGCAGGGGCGGGCGACCGGGCCGCGCAGATCGACGCGGCGCGCGAGGTGTGGCGTACCGGATTCATCGCCGAGGCGCTCGTACGGCAGGCGCGGCGACCCACCATGGACACCAGCGGCTCGCGGCACACCGGCACGCTCACGGCCGCCGATCTCGCCGGTTGGTCCGCGACCTACGAGGCGCCGGCGACGTACGACTGGAACGGCTGGACCCTGTGCAAGGCCGGCCCCTGGAGCCAGGGTCCCGTCCTGCTCCAGCAGCTCGCGCTGTTGCCACCCGAGCTGCCGCGGTACGGGTCCGTCGAGTACGTCCATCTGCTGGTCGAGGGCTGCAAGCTGGCGATGGCCGACCGGGAGGCCTGGTACGGGGACGCGGCCGAGGTGCCGCTCGGTGAGCTGCTGTCGGCGCAGTACAACGCGGGACGGCGTGAGCTCATCGGCGACAAGGCCTCCCACGAGCTCCGGCCGGGCAGTCCCGGTGGGCGTGTTCCCCGGCTGAGCGCGCACGCGCGCGTGGTCGTCACCGACGAGCCCGGCTTCAGCCCGATGGGCGTGGGAGAGCCGACGGTCGCGAAGAACCCCACGTCGCCCGTGCCGGGGGAGCCCGAGGTCGGCCCCGACGGCACGACCCGGGGCGACACCTGCCACCTCGACGTCGTCGACCGCTGGGGCAACATGGTGGCCGCCACGCCCAGCGGGGGATGGCTCCAGTCCAACCCCGTCGTCCCCGAGCTGGGCTTCCCCCTGGGGACCCGGCTTCAGATGACCTGGCTGGAGGAGGGCCTGCCCAACTCCCTCACTCCCGGCCGCCGCCCCCGCACCACGCTCACCCCCTCGATCGCCCTGCGCGACGGGGTGCCGGTGCTGGCCTTCGGCACGCCCGGCGGAGACCAGCAGGACCAGTGGCAGCTCCACTTCTTCCTGGCCCTCGCCCTGCGCTCCCCGGTCCGCGGCGGCCTCGACCTCCAAGGCGCGATCGACGCCCCGAACTGGCACAACGACAGCTTCCCGGGGTCGTTCTATCCGCGGGGGATGCGGCCGGGAAGCGTCACGGTGGAGGAGCGGACGGATCCCGGGGTGGTCGAAGGGCTACGGCGGCGGGGGCACGACGTGACGGTGGGGGAGCCGTGGTCGGAGGGACGGTTGTGCGCGGTGGCGCGGGACCCGGAGACGGGGGTGCTGTCGGCGGGGGCCAATCCGCGGGGGATGCAGGGGTATGCGGTGGGGCGGTGA
- a CDS encoding phospholipase D-like domain-containing protein translates to MLWKVLTRTGVAVAAGAAVFAASVPASAASYTAFAFSQSGGQPTIYDFVNSATTSLDMTMYELEDTTAVNDLIALKNKGVTVRVVLDRAHQSANSSAYTALTNAGVGVVWSPSSFVYTHQKTITVDATKSLVLTGNLTSQYYATGRDYGVFTDDTRDVAAIEKVFAADYAGTSVTPTDGDHLLWSPTDSRSRLLSVVNAATKTLDVEELEFSDSTVVDAIAARAKAGVKVRVVLETPGDYASEVSEIKAAGGTVVGYSDPDGFYIHAKAMVADYGLGTQEVEAGSMNISSNSLSNNRELGIVLTGTGVAQSVATTVEATFNSDYSGGTAA, encoded by the coding sequence ATGTTGTGGAAGGTCCTCACCCGTACCGGTGTCGCTGTCGCCGCCGGTGCCGCCGTGTTCGCCGCCTCCGTCCCCGCCAGTGCCGCGAGCTACACCGCCTTCGCCTTCTCGCAGAGCGGCGGTCAGCCCACGATCTACGACTTCGTCAACTCGGCGACCACCTCCCTCGACATGACCATGTACGAGCTCGAGGACACCACGGCCGTCAACGACCTGATAGCCCTCAAGAACAAGGGCGTCACCGTGCGGGTCGTCCTGGACCGTGCGCACCAGAGCGCCAACAGCTCGGCCTACACGGCGCTGACGAACGCGGGCGTGGGCGTGGTGTGGTCGCCGTCGAGCTTCGTCTACACGCACCAGAAGACGATCACCGTGGACGCCACCAAGTCGCTGGTCCTCACGGGCAATCTCACCTCCCAGTACTACGCCACCGGCCGTGACTACGGCGTGTTCACCGACGACACCCGCGATGTCGCCGCGATCGAGAAGGTCTTCGCCGCGGACTACGCGGGCACCTCGGTCACCCCCACCGACGGCGACCACCTGCTCTGGTCCCCCACCGATTCCCGCAGCCGTCTGCTGTCCGTCGTCAACGCCGCCACCAAGACGCTCGACGTCGAGGAACTGGAGTTCAGCGACAGCACGGTGGTCGACGCCATCGCGGCGCGCGCGAAGGCGGGGGTGAAGGTACGGGTGGTGCTGGAGACCCCGGGCGACTACGCGAGCGAGGTCTCCGAGATCAAGGCGGCAGGCGGGACCGTCGTCGGGTACTCCGACCCCGACGGCTTCTACATCCACGCCAAGGCCATGGTCGCCGACTACGGCCTCGGCACCCAGGAGGTGGAGGCCGGCTCCATGAACATCAGCAGCAACTCTCTCTCCAACAACCGCGAGTTGGGCATCGTCCTCACCGGCACCGGGGTGGCACAGTCCGTGGCCACCACGGTCGAGGCGACGTTCAACAGTGACTACTCGGGCGGTACGGCCGCGTAG
- a CDS encoding response regulator transcription factor, whose translation MIRVALVDDQALMRAGFRALLDAEDGIEVVGEAADGERGVELVRAQVPDIALIDVQMPVMTGIEATRRIAADPELAGVRVVILTNYGLDEYVFEALRAGASGFLLKDTEPADLLQAIEVVARGEALLSPAVTRTLIGEFVSRPPDRSTAPGLECLTRREREVTALAARGLTNEEIAEHMVISPLTAKTHISRAMTKLGARDRAQLVVFAYESGLVTARGS comes from the coding sequence GTGATCAGGGTGGCGCTCGTCGACGACCAGGCTTTGATGCGGGCCGGGTTCCGGGCCCTGCTCGACGCCGAGGACGGGATCGAGGTGGTCGGGGAGGCGGCGGACGGGGAGCGGGGCGTGGAGCTGGTGCGCGCGCAGGTGCCCGACATCGCGCTGATCGACGTACAGATGCCGGTGATGACGGGAATCGAGGCGACCCGGCGGATCGCCGCCGATCCGGAGCTGGCGGGGGTCCGCGTGGTGATCCTCACCAACTACGGTCTCGACGAGTACGTCTTCGAGGCACTGCGGGCGGGCGCGAGCGGCTTTCTGCTCAAGGATACCGAACCGGCCGACCTGCTCCAGGCCATCGAGGTGGTGGCCCGGGGCGAGGCCCTGCTGTCCCCCGCGGTCACCCGCACCCTGATCGGCGAGTTCGTCTCCCGCCCACCCGACCGGTCCACCGCCCCCGGCCTGGAGTGCCTCACCCGCCGCGAACGCGAGGTGACCGCCCTGGCCGCCCGAGGCCTGACCAACGAGGAGATCGCCGAGCACATGGTGATCAGCCCCCTCACGGCCAAGACGCACATCAGCCGGGCGATGACGAAACTGGGTGCCCGCGACCGCGCCCAACTGGTCGTGTTCGCCTATGAGTCGGGGCTGGTGACGGCACGCGGCTCCTGA
- a CDS encoding sensor histidine kinase gives MSGHSVDSAASNRLADLALVVVVGGLVVVAAALDADTTAPDYALLVVSSAALAFYRAVPLVVLAVATVSGAAYVLHAHPGSLGALSVFAAVHLASQLGHRGWAAAASGVFLAAYAITGPTIQEAVEKTGLLAGWFVCAVVTGLAGRNWQAYLRQTEQRALEAERTREEAALRRAGEERLRIARELHDSLTHSISIVKLQAGVAVHLARKRGEEVPPALLAIQEAGGEAMRELRATLEVLRTDEPTGTPALLVERARAAGLAVELSVTGEECALPAPLDRAVYRIVQESLTNAARHAGPAKVRVELAYRKDDVTIRVDDDGAADPDRPPQPGHGLTGMRERVKALGGTLHTGPRAEGGFSVRAELPLGAGETV, from the coding sequence ATGAGCGGGCATTCGGTCGACTCGGCCGCCTCCAACCGACTCGCCGATCTGGCCCTCGTGGTCGTGGTCGGCGGACTTGTCGTGGTCGCGGCGGCTCTGGACGCGGACACGACCGCCCCCGACTACGCGCTCCTCGTGGTGAGTTCGGCCGCTCTCGCGTTCTACCGGGCGGTGCCGCTGGTGGTGCTGGCCGTGGCCACGGTGAGCGGGGCGGCCTACGTCCTGCACGCCCACCCGGGATCACTCGGCGCACTGTCCGTCTTCGCCGCCGTGCACCTGGCGTCCCAGCTGGGGCACCGGGGCTGGGCGGCCGCGGCGAGCGGGGTCTTCCTCGCGGCGTACGCGATCACGGGCCCGACGATCCAGGAGGCGGTCGAGAAGACCGGGCTGCTCGCGGGCTGGTTCGTGTGTGCGGTGGTGACGGGCCTCGCCGGTCGCAACTGGCAGGCGTATCTGCGCCAGACCGAGCAGCGCGCGCTGGAGGCCGAGCGGACCCGCGAGGAGGCCGCCCTGCGCCGCGCCGGGGAGGAACGGCTGCGGATAGCCCGGGAGCTGCACGACTCCCTCACCCACAGCATCTCCATCGTCAAGCTCCAGGCGGGCGTGGCCGTCCATCTGGCCCGTAAGCGGGGCGAGGAGGTGCCGCCCGCCCTGCTCGCCATCCAGGAGGCGGGCGGCGAGGCGATGCGCGAGCTGCGCGCCACCCTGGAAGTCCTGCGCACCGACGAGCCGACCGGCACCCCGGCGCTGCTCGTGGAGCGGGCACGGGCGGCGGGTCTCGCCGTCGAGCTGAGCGTGACGGGCGAGGAATGCGCCCTGCCCGCTCCGCTCGACCGGGCCGTGTACCGGATCGTCCAGGAGTCCCTGACGAACGCGGCCCGGCACGCGGGACCGGCCAAAGTACGGGTCGAACTGGCCTACCGCAAGGACGACGTGACGATCCGAGTGGACGACGACGGGGCCGCGGACCCGGACCGGCCGCCGCAGCCCGGCCACGGCCTCACGGGCATGCGCGAACGTGTCAAGGCCCTGGGCGGCACGCTGCACACCGGCCCGCGCGCGGAGGGCGGATTCTCGGTGCGGGCGGAGCTGCCTTTGGGGGCGGGGGAGACGGTGTGA
- a CDS encoding carboxymuconolactone decarboxylase family protein yields MSTPFRYTRPLPPKAATGRVAEVYEQLSRDFGIDEPVTFVVLSSAPELLAPTWALMRESLIAGPGSRTGKELAALGVSLANRCPFCVDAHTMLLHATGDHALAERIVRGERPENEEHARVLEWGRHTRVPGGLGAGPYPFPREHAPGYLGTAFAFHFINRIVSALLTENLLPGNAQRFRAVRSLAGRTLARTVRRPARPGASLALLDLPDPGEAPAWADGTPVGLAYAALLRAAMAGARLLGVEEQDLVEETLLDWDGSHPPLDLSGFPDRRECPGARLVLLAALAPYRITDEDVAAWRRPEHTDELLVHLVAYGAFLAVDRVESALYRPIART; encoded by the coding sequence ATGTCCACACCCTTCCGTTACACCCGGCCCCTGCCGCCCAAGGCCGCCACCGGCCGTGTCGCCGAGGTCTACGAGCAGCTGTCCCGCGACTTCGGCATCGACGAACCCGTCACCTTCGTGGTCCTCTCCTCCGCGCCGGAGCTTCTCGCCCCGACATGGGCGCTGATGCGCGAGTCGCTGATCGCGGGCCCCGGCAGCCGCACCGGCAAGGAGCTGGCGGCGCTCGGCGTCTCGCTGGCCAACCGGTGCCCGTTCTGCGTGGACGCGCACACCATGCTGCTGCACGCCACCGGCGACCACGCGCTCGCCGAACGCATCGTCCGGGGAGAGCGGCCGGAGAACGAGGAGCACGCGCGCGTGCTGGAGTGGGGCAGGCACACGCGCGTGCCGGGCGGCCTCGGCGCCGGCCCGTACCCGTTCCCGCGCGAGCACGCTCCGGGCTACCTCGGCACGGCGTTCGCCTTCCACTTCATCAACCGGATCGTGTCCGCCCTGCTCACCGAGAACCTGCTGCCGGGCAACGCCCAGCGCTTCCGGGCCGTCCGCAGCCTCGCGGGCCGCACGCTCGCCCGGACCGTGCGCCGACCCGCCCGGCCCGGCGCGTCCCTCGCGCTGCTCGACCTGCCCGACCCCGGTGAGGCCCCCGCGTGGGCGGACGGTACGCCCGTCGGGCTCGCGTACGCGGCGCTGCTCCGGGCGGCCATGGCGGGCGCCCGCCTCCTCGGTGTCGAGGAGCAGGACCTCGTGGAGGAGACCCTGCTGGACTGGGACGGGTCGCATCCGCCGCTCGACCTGAGCGGCTTCCCGGACCGGCGGGAGTGTCCCGGCGCGCGTCTGGTGCTGCTGGCCGCGCTCGCGCCGTACCGGATCACCGACGAGGACGTGGCGGCCTGGCGGCGGCCGGAGCACACCGACGAGCTTCTGGTGCACCTCGTGGCCTACGGGGCGTTCCTGGCCGTGGACCGCGTCGAATCGGCCCTCTACCGGCCCATCGCACGGACATAA